The genome window TCCCACCGTATTTTGTGGCTGGGGCAATCTTTTCTGGGGTTGCCATGGTAATCACTCTGATTATACCGCTTCGCCATATCTTTAATTTACATGCAATTGTTCGGAAAGAGCACTTTGAGGCAATGTCAAAGCTCATCATGCTTACGAGTGGAATTGTAACTTATGCATACATCACTGAGTTTTATACTGCATGGTGGAGCAACAACATGTTTGAAAGATATCAGTTTTGGTTCCGACCCTTTGGGGAGTTTGCTCCCGCATTCTGGGGAATGACATTCTGCAACTGTATCGCACCACTCTCGCTTTGGTATAAGCCTCTCCGCACGAATATTACTTACTTATTTATACTTTCAATCGTTATTAACATTGGGATGTGGCTAGAGCGATTTAATATCATCTTTACTTCTCTTGCCCGAGAGTTCCTTCCGTCAGCCTGGGGTGGATATAACTTTAGCTGGGTAGAGTTCGGTATCACGATTGGTGCGTTTGGATGGTTCGGAATGTGGATGACCTTGTTCATCAAATTCTTCCCCGCGGTAGCTATTACGGAGATTAAGATGATTCTTCCGCCGCCAACCCGCGATAAGAACAGGTTAGAGCACCACTGAGAAGTGTAGAGTTTGTAATCAAAATAGGATGAGAAGAGCATGAAAGGGAATAAGGTCGTAGTTGGTGTTTTCGAGTACCTCGATGACGCTATCGCGGCAGTGGAAGTCGCGAAAGCTGAGGAACTCGACTACAAAGTATACTCACCAGTGCCAAATCATCACTTGGATGACGCCACGAGTGATACACGGGGTCCTGTGCGTTTTCTTTCCGGGGTCGGGGCGGTAACAGGATTAACGGCGGGATTCTCACTCGCCATTCTCTGTTCTCTAGACTATCCATTACGGGTTAGCGCCAAATCAATCACCTCTGTTCCAGGATTTGTTGTCATCGGTTACGAGTGCACAATTCTCTTTGGTGCCCTGGCAACGCTAGCTGCGCTTTTTCTGTTTTGTGGGTTACCGAATATCTTACGCAAGCCAGGATATG of bacterium contains these proteins:
- a CDS encoding DUF3341 domain-containing protein, which produces MKGNKVVVGVFEYLDDAIAAVEVAKAEELDYKVYSPVPNHHLDDATSDTRGPVRFLSGVGAVTGLTAGFSLAILCSLDYPLRVSAKSITSVPGFVVIGYECTILFGALATLAALFLFCGLPNILRKPGYDGRFSRDRFGVLVSCDSSRTEELQLKLQQAGAEEVEVQDGL
- a CDS encoding hydrogenase; protein product: PPYFVAGAIFSGVAMVITLIIPLRHIFNLHAIVRKEHFEAMSKLIMLTSGIVTYAYITEFYTAWWSNNMFERYQFWFRPFGEFAPAFWGMTFCNCIAPLSLWYKPLRTNITYLFILSIVINIGMWLERFNIIFTSLAREFLPSAWGGYNFSWVEFGITIGAFGWFGMWMTLFIKFFPAVAITEIKMILPPPTRDKNRLEHH